The following coding sequences are from one Roseburia hominis A2-183 window:
- a CDS encoding recombinase family protein — translation MDEKQVEVIKKVDGPVIRDRRKMGKPLTITRKRVAAYVRVSTNGEEQIQSFNSQKQYYQDKIDSNKEWVMVGIYADEGITGTKTTKREQFLKMIDDCMNGLIDIVITKSVSRFSRNLVDTLQYTRMLKVKGVTVIFEKENIDTSKMESEMQLSLLSALAQNEVESLSQNVTMGVQMKMSRGELMGFNGCLGYDYNPEDKSITINEAEAETVRLIYDLYLQGYGAYRIAKELTRLGKVNKKGNVKWTDSGVRGILKNEKYKGDLLMGKTYTVDPISKRRLDNHGESNKYYTKNHHEAIISEEEWDKVQDILKSRYRTNENVSDAERIKFARKYAFSSMCQCGFCGTNLTRRSHNQDTKHKKPVWKCRTATNKGIANCPHSKAVDEVVIENAFLEMFKLLAENFDDVLESVLSSVEETLSKDDSTEKLKRIEKEIPSLEKKRKKLTDMYLDDKISKEAYDDKYSEISNKLDKCEEEKHLFSDCVLSQKNIADKMKLIRQKLKGADVLDEFDRVVFESIVEKVVVGDMEEDGKADPYKLTFVLKGMDDRSIPYARDRYMNLCEKAV, via the coding sequence ATGGATGAAAAACAGGTAGAAGTAATAAAGAAAGTGGATGGTCCTGTTATCAGAGACCGCAGAAAGATGGGAAAGCCACTTACTATTACAAGAAAAAGAGTAGCAGCATATGTCCGTGTCAGCACGAATGGAGAAGAGCAGATACAGAGCTTTAATTCACAGAAGCAGTACTATCAGGATAAGATAGATTCCAATAAAGAGTGGGTTATGGTTGGGATATACGCTGATGAGGGTATCACAGGAACCAAAACAACGAAAAGAGAGCAGTTTCTTAAGATGATTGATGATTGTATGAATGGTCTTATAGATATTGTAATTACGAAGTCAGTATCAAGATTTTCACGAAATCTTGTTGATACACTGCAATATACCAGAATGCTGAAGGTAAAGGGAGTTACAGTAATTTTTGAAAAAGAGAATATTGACACATCAAAGATGGAAAGTGAGATGCAGTTATCACTTTTATCTGCTCTTGCACAGAATGAGGTTGAGTCTTTATCCCAGAATGTGACAATGGGTGTGCAGATGAAAATGTCCAGAGGAGAGCTGATGGGATTTAACGGATGTCTCGGATATGATTATAACCCGGAGGATAAGAGTATAACTATCAATGAAGCAGAAGCAGAGACAGTTCGCCTGATTTATGATTTGTATCTGCAGGGATATGGTGCATATAGAATTGCGAAGGAGCTTACGAGGCTTGGTAAGGTCAATAAAAAGGGCAATGTTAAGTGGACAGACAGCGGTGTTAGGGGAATTCTTAAGAATGAAAAGTACAAGGGCGATTTGCTTATGGGAAAAACTTACACAGTAGACCCGATATCAAAGAGGCGTCTGGATAATCACGGTGAATCCAATAAATATTATACGAAGAATCATCATGAAGCCATTATTTCAGAGGAAGAGTGGGATAAAGTTCAGGATATTTTAAAAAGCAGATATCGTACTAATGAAAATGTATCAGATGCGGAGAGAATCAAGTTTGCAAGAAAATACGCTTTTAGCAGTATGTGTCAGTGTGGTTTCTGTGGAACTAATCTCACCAGACGTTCCCATAATCAGGATACAAAGCATAAAAAGCCGGTATGGAAATGCCGGACGGCAACGAATAAGGGAATTGCAAACTGCCCACATAGCAAAGCCGTAGATGAAGTGGTTATCGAAAATGCGTTTCTTGAGATGTTTAAGTTGCTTGCAGAGAATTTTGATGATGTACTTGAATCTGTGTTGTCATCAGTGGAAGAAACATTATCCAAAGACGACAGTACAGAAAAATTGAAGCGTATTGAGAAAGAGATTCCCTCGCTTGAAAAGAAGAGAAAAAAATTGACTGATATGTATCTGGATGATAAAATTTCTAAAGAAGCCTATGACGATAAATACAGTGAGATTAGCAATAAGTTGGATAAATGTGAAGAAGAAAAGCATTTATTTTCTGACTGCGTATTATCACAGAAGAATATTGCTGATAAGATGAAACTCATCAGGCAGAAGCTTAAAGGGGCTGATGTACTTGATGAATTTGACAGAGTAGTATTTGAAAGCATTGTGGAGAAAGTCGTTGTCGGTGATATGGAAGAGGATGGCAAAGCTGATCCGTATAAGCTGACATTTGTGCTAAAGGGTATGGATGACAGAAGTATACCATATGCCAGAGACCGATATATGAATCTTTGTGAAAAGGCTGTGTAG
- a CDS encoding restriction endonuclease subunit S, with product MKIKDIGRVVTGKTPLTGVNEYYGGNIMFISPSDLHGDYLIEKSEKTITEEGLKSIESNSIDGISVLTGCIGWDMGNVAMCNSRCATNQQINAIIDFNHKLVDPRYVYYWLKGKKDYLFSIASVTRTPILSKSVFENIDIPLPSLKIQERVTKLLSLIDEKIRKNHQINDYLAPQSSMVA from the coding sequence ATGAAAATTAAGGATATAGGACGTGTAGTAACAGGAAAAACTCCATTAACTGGTGTGAATGAATATTATGGAGGAAATATAATGTTTATTTCACCTTCTGATTTACACGGTGATTACTTGATAGAAAAGTCTGAAAAAACTATAACTGAGGAGGGATTGAAATCAATAGAATCAAATTCCATTGATGGAATAAGTGTGCTTACAGGATGTATAGGATGGGATATGGGAAATGTTGCTATGTGTAATAGTAGGTGTGCGACAAACCAACAGATTAATGCAATAATAGATTTTAATCATAAATTGGTTGATCCAAGATATGTTTATTATTGGTTAAAAGGGAAAAAAGATTATTTATTTTCAATTGCATCTGTTACCAGAACACCAATACTTAGTAAGAGTGTTTTTGAGAATATAGATATTCCTCTTCCAAGTTTGAAAATACAAGAAAGAGTTACCAAGTTACTCTCACTTATTGATGAGAAAATCAGAAAAAATCACCAGATAAATGATTATTTAGCACCTCAATCTTCGATGGTTGCTTGA
- a CDS encoding Abi family protein, with product MANKTFFTYDEQIEKLEKEKQLVISDPEFAKTTLQKLGYFSLIGGYKDLFKHKPSGNYLHGVTFEEITAFYYFDEELRTLFLKYILHVERQLKSMLSYYFCEKYGEQQTAYLTAGNYNYTRRNQSKINRLITTLSKTIALPSNYSYITHHATMYGNVPLWVATNALTFGQISKMYQYTTSDIRTKVSLNFANMSEVQLHQLIRILASCRNVCAHNERLYSFQVNEAIPDTVLHSKLQLPRKKGQYAIGKKDLFAVVIALRYLIDNQEFKQFKAELKQLIHSVRKNCPHISQELLFSKMGFPEKWEKIMCYKK from the coding sequence ATGGCTAATAAAACATTTTTCACATATGATGAGCAAATCGAAAAGCTTGAAAAAGAAAAACAGCTTGTTATTTCCGATCCTGAATTTGCCAAAACCACTTTACAAAAGTTAGGCTATTTTTCATTAATCGGCGGTTATAAGGATTTATTTAAACATAAACCATCCGGTAATTATCTACATGGTGTTACTTTTGAAGAAATTACCGCTTTCTATTACTTTGACGAAGAATTAAGAACGCTCTTTCTAAAATATATCTTACATGTGGAAAGACAGTTGAAATCCATGCTTTCCTACTACTTTTGCGAAAAATATGGAGAACAACAGACGGCATATTTAACTGCAGGTAATTATAACTATACTCGCAGAAATCAAAGCAAAATAAATCGCCTGATTACTACCTTAAGTAAAACTATCGCCTTGCCAAGCAACTATAGTTATATCACTCATCATGCAACAATGTATGGAAATGTCCCTTTATGGGTAGCAACCAATGCGCTTACGTTTGGACAAATTTCAAAAATGTATCAATATACGACTTCTGATATCCGCACCAAGGTTAGTCTGAATTTTGCCAATATGTCAGAGGTTCAGTTGCATCAGCTCATCCGTATCCTCGCAAGCTGTAGGAATGTATGTGCTCACAACGAGAGACTTTATTCATTTCAAGTAAATGAAGCAATCCCTGATACTGTTTTACATAGCAAATTACAACTACCACGGAAAAAAGGACAATATGCTATTGGAAAGAAGGATCTATTCGCAGTAGTGATTGCTTTGCGTTATCTTATTGACAATCAGGAATTTAAACAATTTAAAGCTGAGCTCAAACAATTGATTCATTCCGTTCGCAAGAACTGCCCACACATCAGCCAGGAGCTGCTATTTTCCAAAATGGGTTTTCCTGAAAAATGGGAAAAAATTATGTGCTATAAAAAATAG
- a CDS encoding restriction endonuclease subunit S, translating to MAKTIYDYWFVQFDFPDENGNPYKSSGGKMIFCKELNRNIPQNWEYTSVGNITKCLDSDRIPLSSHQREEMKGTIPYYGATGIMDYVNRPIFSGDFVLLAEDGSVMDDNGNPILQRISGDVWINNHTHVLQPVNGYSCRLLYLLLKNIPVSMIKTGSIQLKINQANLNSYNILNIPKEIRTQFINQIEPMDTKIIQLQKENNILVQTRDWLLPILMNGQATIED from the coding sequence ATGGCAAAGACCATCTATGACTATTGGTTTGTGCAATTTGATTTTCCTGATGAAAACGGAAATCCATACAAATCTTCTGGGGGTAAAATGATATTTTGCAAGGAACTAAATCGAAATATTCCTCAAAATTGGGAATATACATCCGTCGGGAATATTACAAAATGCCTTGATTCTGATAGAATTCCACTTTCTAGTCATCAACGTGAGGAAATGAAAGGTACAATTCCTTATTATGGTGCAACTGGGATAATGGATTATGTTAATCGTCCGATTTTTTCAGGAGATTTTGTACTTTTAGCAGAAGACGGTTCTGTGATGGATGACAATGGAAATCCAATATTACAACGAATATCTGGTGATGTATGGATTAATAATCATACGCATGTTTTACAACCTGTGAATGGTTACTCCTGCCGTTTATTATATCTACTATTGAAAAATATACCTGTATCAATGATAAAAACCGGTTCAATACAACTGAAAATTAATCAAGCCAATTTGAACAGTTATAACATTTTGAATATTCCCAAAGAAATCCGTACACAATTCATTAATCAGATTGAACCTATGGACACCAAAATCATACAACTTCAAAAGGAAAATAACATTCTAGTGCAAACCAGAGACTGGCTTCTTCCAATCTTGATGAATGGTCAAGCAACCATCGAAGATTGA
- a CDS encoding restriction endonuclease, with protein sequence MFYDTLNTEEQVSYLIKPIIEVLQEAGGQLERAEIRDRISEKDEKIAEFEQKLYTSNKTGSKYKKFDFKFNFALKELSYLGFLTYVRYKPLVTLTEKGAAVDVSNFDVKKEVREKAAVYWEEKSAKNKEKNSVMPKEIEDENSINADDILDDVKVKLQSAIANMSPKKFEQFSRALLTKMGVQFTDKGIKISNDGGIDGYGYHTDDDDFRTTRVVIQCKRYNTAPVSEPDINQFLGAMNKFQADYGVFITNSRFTNAAREAAREGTPITLIDGNDLVRLVIKYELYITPVTTYVLDDFYDEE encoded by the coding sequence ATGTTTTACGATACATTAAATACAGAGGAACAAGTTTCATACTTAATAAAGCCAATCATAGAAGTGCTACAAGAAGCCGGGGGGCAATTGGAGAGAGCAGAAATTAGGGATAGAATTAGCGAAAAAGACGAGAAGATTGCTGAATTTGAACAAAAGCTATATACATCTAATAAAACCGGTTCTAAATATAAGAAATTTGATTTTAAGTTTAATTTTGCTCTTAAAGAGTTAAGTTATTTGGGATTCCTTACATATGTTAGATATAAACCACTTGTGACATTAACGGAAAAAGGAGCCGCTGTTGATGTTTCAAATTTTGATGTTAAGAAGGAGGTTCGAGAAAAGGCAGCTGTTTATTGGGAAGAAAAATCAGCTAAGAATAAAGAGAAGAATAGTGTAATGCCAAAAGAAATCGAAGATGAAAACAGTATAAATGCTGATGATATATTGGATGATGTTAAGGTCAAATTGCAAAGTGCAATAGCAAATATGTCTCCTAAGAAATTTGAACAATTCTCGAGAGCATTACTGACTAAAATGGGAGTACAGTTTACGGATAAGGGTATTAAAATATCGAATGATGGTGGAATTGATGGATATGGATATCATACAGACGATGATGATTTCAGAACAACCAGAGTTGTAATTCAATGTAAACGATATAACACAGCTCCTGTGAGTGAGCCTGATATAAATCAGTTTTTGGGGGCTATGAATAAATTTCAGGCAGATTATGGAGTGTTTATTACAAATAGCAGATTTACTAATGCAGCAAGGGAGGCAGCAAGAGAAGGTACACCAATAACGTTAATTGATGGCAATGATCTGGTAAGGCTTGTTATTAAGTATGAACTTTATATTACACCTGTAACAACATATGTACTTGATGACTTTTATGATGAAGAATAG
- a CDS encoding tetratricopeptide repeat protein translates to MKNQLTFAHVTGALLDNKIKTYPQHRLVRDLFSLCLLDEASDYGEASDDNITFSRWCNGARPVPVDILNEYKNDTGRNQMITDFKNKIIPNLINVSNTRYLLEDMINNSRKIIGITKADELIAIDDNATFFTDVMLYAILSDHNRKNLYSPELTDILLSNRLPAVVKEFIGRNDEIKECGRLLASESVVFINGIAGIGKSELAKYYASRNKKKYTNIIYLFYSGSLRKDIAAMEFSDDTSDMDEDALFDSHYRLLRSLHQDSLVILDNFNALPKDDAFFKEFVKNDFELLVTTRCEVKQYASIKIKEIASEKDLLQLFASHCPYSDDDTETVKQIIREVHSHTLTVVLSALSLAAGGLEPDELLHELKQCGLNITDSENVELYKDGDYYDGLMIEHLRILMQISRLNSSQTDILKNLSILPVSGVYKNHFRNWLQLASLHDVNYLARYGFITDDIENKKINLHPLIQEIIYEELNPCISNCQTLVNSLHSICLMHGLEVRKPDNTIQAMISVVENIINDNSACYLLFLQDMFPYLEKYSVRDYMSKLADRISYLMEQEHIDSVCDRALLLDYKAELSYIRKDYDVAVKKREKAIHLLENEDDTMNTMNQKRYINLLSNLYNNLSNVYLALKKTDKATEALHKAFEIRISYADTGIIETHDMLQQMLNLVNMLILAGDLELARLVLNQYDALVTDNEGYNTLDYGCCRLASGIIALKEGKPVEAEKNLLAAESIINAAMDTSDSDLASSDTAVSAFDNYVSKNNYLKSVYGYLNNLYARWHKPEKALEYKEKWLNAKNEQNKNITHRNA, encoded by the coding sequence ATGAAAAATCAATTGACATTTGCACATGTGACAGGTGCATTACTTGACAATAAAATAAAGACTTACCCACAGCACCGGCTTGTGCGTGACCTGTTTTCGCTCTGCCTGTTGGATGAAGCCTCTGACTATGGTGAAGCTTCAGATGATAACATCACCTTCAGCCGCTGGTGTAATGGAGCAAGACCTGTTCCTGTAGATATTCTGAATGAATACAAAAATGATACCGGGCGTAATCAGATGATTACGGACTTTAAGAACAAGATTATTCCTAATCTTATAAATGTTTCTAATACCAGATACTTGTTGGAAGATATGATTAATAACAGCCGAAAAATAATTGGCATTACCAAAGCTGATGAATTAATTGCCATTGATGATAATGCCACATTTTTTACAGATGTTATGCTTTACGCCATATTATCTGACCATAACAGAAAGAACCTGTATTCACCGGAGCTTACTGACATTCTGCTAAGTAATCGTTTGCCGGCTGTTGTAAAAGAATTCATCGGAAGAAATGATGAGATAAAAGAATGTGGCAGACTGCTTGCTTCTGAATCCGTTGTTTTCATAAATGGAATCGCAGGAATAGGAAAAAGTGAACTGGCAAAATATTATGCCAGCAGGAATAAAAAGAAATATACCAATATCATCTACCTGTTTTATTCCGGCAGCCTGCGAAAAGACATTGCAGCCATGGAATTTTCAGATGATACATCAGATATGGATGAGGATGCTCTATTTGACTCACATTACCGACTGCTACGCTCCCTGCATCAGGACAGCCTTGTGATACTGGATAACTTTAATGCACTTCCTAAGGATGATGCTTTTTTCAAAGAATTTGTAAAGAATGATTTTGAATTGCTTGTCACGACACGCTGTGAAGTAAAACAATATGCTTCGATTAAGATTAAAGAGATAGCATCTGAAAAAGACCTTTTACAGCTTTTTGCTTCGCATTGTCCTTATTCGGATGATGATACTGAAACAGTTAAACAGATAATAAGAGAAGTTCATTCCCACACCCTGACTGTCGTATTATCAGCTCTTTCACTTGCAGCAGGCGGTCTTGAGCCTGATGAATTACTGCATGAATTAAAGCAGTGTGGGCTTAATATCACAGATAGTGAAAATGTGGAATTATATAAAGATGGGGATTATTATGATGGGCTTATGATTGAACATTTGCGTATTCTTATGCAGATCAGCCGGCTTAACTCTTCTCAAACCGATATACTTAAGAACCTGTCAATCCTTCCGGTATCCGGCGTGTATAAGAATCATTTCAGGAACTGGCTGCAGCTCGCCTCTTTACATGATGTTAATTATCTTGCCCGATATGGTTTTATAACAGATGACATAGAGAATAAGAAAATAAACCTGCATCCTCTGATACAGGAAATCATATATGAGGAATTAAATCCTTGCATTTCCAATTGTCAGACACTTGTAAACAGTCTTCACTCAATCTGCTTGATGCATGGCTTAGAAGTCCGAAAGCCCGATAATACGATACAGGCTATGATAAGTGTTGTAGAAAACATCATCAATGATAATTCTGCCTGTTATCTGCTATTCCTTCAGGATATGTTTCCATATCTTGAAAAATACTCTGTCAGGGATTATATGTCAAAACTGGCTGACCGGATATCATACCTTATGGAACAGGAGCATATCGATTCTGTCTGTGACAGAGCATTACTTTTAGACTACAAAGCAGAGCTTTCATACATTAGAAAGGATTATGATGTGGCTGTAAAGAAACGTGAAAAAGCTATACACCTGCTTGAAAATGAAGATGACACTATGAACACCATGAATCAGAAGCGCTATATCAATCTACTCTCAAATCTTTATAACAATCTGTCCAATGTATATCTTGCACTTAAAAAAACTGATAAAGCAACCGAAGCCTTACACAAGGCATTTGAGATAAGGATTTCATATGCTGACACCGGCATAATTGAAACGCATGATATGCTCCAACAGATGCTTAATCTTGTAAATATGCTGATACTTGCTGGTGATTTAGAGCTTGCACGGCTTGTCCTTAATCAATATGATGCTCTTGTAACAGATAACGAAGGCTACAACACTTTAGATTATGGCTGCTGCCGACTTGCTTCCGGAATAATTGCATTAAAGGAAGGTAAACCAGTAGAAGCCGAAAAGAATCTACTGGCAGCAGAGAGTATTATCAATGCTGCTATGGATACCAGTGATTCTGATTTAGCTTCATCTGATACTGCTGTTTCAGCATTTGATAATTATGTTTCTAAGAATAACTATCTGAAATCTGTATACGGATATCTGAATAATCTATATGCCAGATGGCACAAGCCTGAGAAAGCACTGGAATATAAAGAAAAATGGCTGAATGCCAAGAATGAACAAAATAAGAATATCACACACAGAAACGCATAA